The Paenibacillus mucilaginosus 3016 genome includes the window CCGGTGCCTGAGTTTGACGAGACGCCGGAAGAGTTCGCTCCGGGCATCGGACCGGAAGAATTCATGCAGATTGCCCAGCGTCTGCAGCGTTCGGCCGGGTTGTAATCCGGCATCGCAGCCAAAGGGATGCCGGTTCATATAAAGGAGCCCCATCGGGAAAGAATGCGTACACTCTTTCCTGATGGGGCTTTTGCCGCTGCGAGCGGACTTGGCATCCGCGCTTTACTCCCGGACACCAAAACATTATAATGAAGAGCATCACCTGCGGTTGTGGTGGAATGGCAGACACGCTATCTTGAGGGGGTAGTGGGCTTACGCCCGTGGAGGTTCGAGTCCTCTCAACCGCATCGTATCATTAGAAGAAGCAAGAGAAGTCGAGGGGCTTATTTCGGCCCGGGAGGCTTCTCTTTTTTGATTTACACGGCGGCCAGGCTAAAGACGCATCAATGCCTGGCGTTCAGCCTGCGGTTTGCATTGGCGGCAGACTCCCACTACATTACCGGGGCCTGCATAGAACGTGAGTTCCTTGGAGGGCACCTTGCGGCGGCAGTACGAACAGCTCTGCCGGCCGGGAGACTTGGCATTCCGCTGGCCGAATCGGGGATTGGTGTTTTTGCGCCGTCTATGCAGCGCAAAGAGTACGGCTGCCAAGAGCACTAAACCTAGGATCACCGCGGCCAAAGCCGGGGAAGAGAACATGCCGGACATACGGGGGTCACCTCAACTCTTTATGGACTGCACGAAACATATCGCCATTGAAGTTCGACACGGCGGACGGGGTTTCCTTTTTCTCTCGCATGCAAGGGATATTGTGAACGCCCAAGATTGGCTTTACAGGATCTTAAACTAGCCTTAACACACGGTGGTTGCAAGCGGGCGCCGCAGCGGCTCATAATAGGCTCATTGTCATACTATACGGCAGGACAGAGGAGGAAGGAATATGAACGTGGTTCAGAACAGACCGCTCGTGATCGGTCATCGGGGGGCGGCCGGCGAAGCTCCGGAGAACACGCTGGCATCCTTTGCGCTGGCGGTGAAGCAGGGGGCGGACGGGGTGGAGCTCGATGTTCACCTGTCTGCGGATGGGGAGCTGATCGTATGTCACGACCCTACCGTGAACCGGACGACGGATGGGGCCGGGGTCATCGCCGATCAGACGGTTGAACAGCTGCGAAGGCTGGATGCAGGCCGCTGGTTCGACGAGAAGTACGCCGGGGAGCATGTGCCGACGCTGGAGGAAGTGTTCCGCCTTATCCCTCCTGAGGTGATGATCAATGTCGAGATCAAGTGCCCTTACAGCGCCAGGCTGCAGATGAGGCTGTTCGAGCTGCTGAAGCTCTACGATCGTTTGGAAGGAACGGTGGTTTCCTCCTTTAATCATAAAATCCTCCACAGCCTCCAGGCAGCCGAACCGGCACTGAAGGTAGGCCTGCTCTATGATGCGAATCTGGTCGATCACCGGCGGATGGCGGAGCTCTCGGGCATGAACGTCTACTCTCTTCATCCGTACCACCTGCTGATCGATCCGGAGGATGCGGCCGATGCCACGGCACATGGGCTGCAGGTATATCCTTTTACGGTGAACGATGAGGGACAGATGCACAGGGCGGTGAAAGCCGGTATGTCCGGGATTATCACCGATTATCCGGCCCGCCTGCGGTCGCTGCTGGAAAGATTGACTTAGAAAGGCAGAAGAAACAGCTCTTCGGGGCATAAAGAAAACCTCCGCTTTTTCCGATAAAGAGGGAAGAGATGGGAGGTTCCAGACCTATGTTCAAAATTCGTTCGCTGGCAGCGCGCACCCTGCCTCTGGTGCTGGCCGTGCCGCTGCTGTTTCCCTTCGGAGCGGCTCCCCTGTCCGCTGCGGTTCCGTTCCCGGATGTGAATCCGAACCGTCACGCCTGGGCGCTCAGTTCCATCGAAGTGATGTCGGAGAAAGGGATTGTAACAGGGTATCCGGACGGACGCTTTCTGCCGGACCAGAGCATTTCGAAGGCCGAATGGACGGTCATGGTCTACCGGTTGTTCGATAAATACCGCCCGAACCTGTATGCGTACGGCCCGGACAAAGTCACTGCATACGCGGATGTTCCTCCGCTTCATTGGGCTTACCGGCCGATCCTTGATATGTACGACGCTTCCTTCTACATCGGGGGCTTCGGTGAAGATCTCCACGGCGAGCTGGCGTTCCGCCCCGAGATGCGGCTGAACCGCCTGCAGCTGGCCCAGATTCTCGGAAGCTTGTTCCATGACCGTCTGATGAATCTGCAGATGTCCCAGAACGACGCCTGCTCTCTTGTGGCTTCCCTGAAGGATGTGCCGTCCAAATTTCTGCCGGACACGGATGCCTATGCCGAAGCTCAGGCAGACGGCCGCTACAAGGAAAGCGGGTTTATGGATTCCGAGAAAGCAGGGTCGGTTTATCCTACGTTGTTCCTCGGAACCGGAACGGGCAACTGCGTCTACGGCGACGACGATCTGTCGAATACGCAGGCGACGGCCCTGGCGAGCCTGCAGGCTTCGGGCATCATGTCCGCCGATGAGGCGGGGTATTTCCGTCCCCTCGATGCGGTCAGCCGGGCGGAAGCCGTGACGATTCTCGACCGGATCTATCTGTATCTCCGGGGCCTTGGTTACAGTGCGGACTATTCTTCGATCGAGCTTGAGGCGCCATCGGAGCGGGACGGGAGTACGGGAAGCGGCAGTTCAGGCGGTACAGGCAGTACCAGCGGGAGCGGCACGACCGTTCCTCCGGCAAGCGGAGGAGGCACCGGCGGGAGCCCTTCGGCAGGGAACGGAGCGTCCGTGCCTCCGGCCGTAATCGGGGCGGATGGTACCGGGTCGATCTCGCGCAATGTGCTGCGCAAGGGTGAGATCGAGACGACGGTACGGCCGAACGGGCGTGCGTACCTTCAGTTTGATCTCGAATCCGACTGGAAGGTCGACCTTTATGTCATCGTCGACGGTCAGATCGGGTTCGTTCGCCAGGAAGACCTGCCGATGACCATTCCGGTGGACGGTGTAACTTCCGTGGTATTCCGCACACAGCAGCGGGAGAAGCCGGCGGGAGCCGTCGATAATGTGGCGACCCTTACAACGAAGTTTCTGGATGAGATGCCGGCCAAGGGCAAGAAGAAATCCTAAGCCTGCGTCTCACCCGAAGGGCTGCTTCTCTGGAGGATAACGGCACAAAGAAAGGCTTCCGCTCTCCGATGGAGAGGGAAGCCTTTCTTTGTATGGCGGCCGTGCCGTCAGGGCTGTACGGGTTGCAAGGCAACTTCGTAACCAGGGCGCACTTGATTCCCTGAGGCATCTTTCTATTGCAGCAGATGCTTGTACGGGGCGTAGTCGATCTGCTTTTTGTCCAGGTAAGAGGTCAGGCTCTTATAGTCGCGGCGCGGCGTGGCCAGAATATAACCGCGGATGCAGTGGTCCCGGGTGACGGCCGAAGCGTTGTCGGCCAGTGCCACCTCACCGATCTTGGCTGCGATCGTATGGCGTGCGATATCCCGGAACGGGGAGGGCACCGGTTCGACGAGCATTTCGAGGAACTGCTTCGATTCGTCGGTCCACAAGTGGCGGGAGGCTTCGACATAATGGTTCTGCCAGTCGAGCTTCGACTTGCCGTCTTCTTTGGGCAGGACCTTGATGAACTTGCGGAACATGAAGTAGCCGCCGATGGACATGAAGGCAATCAGCACGAAGACCCAGAACATGATAAAATACATAAACCCGTCAGGGGCGGCTTGTGTGGTCAGATAGTTCATGGAATGGATTCACCTCATCCACCATTATACCTCACGGGCCCGGCCGGGAAAACATGGAGAAGGGCGCGGATTTGTGTCCTTTTATAGATTTATTGGTTCATTCCCTGTAAAATAGACGGGAGTGAGGCAAAAGAAGGAGTGATTTCGAAAGCTATGGTGAGAATCGGATCGCACGTCTCGTTTTCAGATAAAGGTCTGCTCAATGCCGCCAAAGAAGCCGCTTCTTACGGGTCCGGCACGTTCATGATTTATACGGGTGCTCCCCAGAACACGCGCCGCAAGCCGATTGAGAATCAGTTCATAGAAGAGGGCAGGGCGGTTATGGAGGAGAACGGGATCGGTGAGATTATCGTTCACGCTCCGTATATCATTAACCTTGCTTCCTATAAGGAAGATACGTTCGAGCTCGCGGTCCGCTTCCTGCAGGAGGAGATGCGCCGTACGGAGTACATCGGTGTGAAGCAGATTGTGCTGCATCCGGGTGCCTACACGGACAAGGATGCCGAGTATGGGATCGGGCGTATTGCCGAGGGGCTGAATGAAGTGCTTGAGGGCGTCAAGGATACCGGTGTCCACATTGCGCTGGAGACCATGGCGGGCAAAGGCACCGAGATCGGCCGCAGCTTCGAGGAGCTGGCCTCCATTATGGAGAAGGTCGAGAAAAACGACCGCCTGACCGTATGCCTGGATACGTGCCACGTCCACGATGCCGGGTATGATATTGTGGACAATCTGGATGGCGTAGTGGAGGAGTTCGACCGGATCATCGGGCTGGACAAGCTGGCTGTTATCCACCTTAATGACAGCAAGAATCCACGCGGCGCAGGCAAGGACCGTCATGCTCCCGTGGGAGCCGGCTGGATCGGTTTCGAAGCGATGCACCGCTTAGTGCATCACGAGAAGCTGAAGCATCTGCCGTTCATTCTCGAGACGCCGTGGATCGGCAAAGAAGACGGCACCGAGCGCCCGATGTACGAAGCGGAGATCGCTCTGCTAGGCGGTACGGTAAAGGACCGGTTCGGTGCGGATTTCCTCGCCGACGTCGAGATTCTCAGTCATTTCTTCAAAAAGCAGGAGCTTGATCCGCGCAGCTTCGTGCTTCAGACCTGGGAGCTGCTTAAGACCGACGCCAAAGCGAAGAAGGCTGACGGCCGTGAGCCGATGGAGCGCCTCTATGACCTGATCATGGCGGACAACCTGTTCCCTCAGCTCAAGGAAGAAGAAGTCAACCACAGGCTTACCGCGTGGTTTGCCGGCGATCACGTATTCGCCGCAGTATAATTTCATGGCAGTCCCGGACGGCGTCAGACCTTAGGGGTTTGACATAAGGGGCTGCCCTAAGGCAAAGGAGTAGAAGACAAGTTCCATGGTTCCCAAAATGACTTCCCAAAACAAACGCAGCGACCGCGCCAACCGTGCGCGGATGCTGGTATCCTGCCCGGACCGCCCGGGGATCGTCGCGGCGGTTTCCCGCTTCCTCTGCGAGCACGGTGCCAATATCGTGCAGTCCGACCAATACACGATGGATCCGGAAGGCGGGCTGTTCTTCATCCGGATCGAATTCGATCTCGAGAACCTCAACGAGCGCCGCGAAGGCCTGAAGGCTGATTTCGCCAAGGTAGCGGACGAGTTCCAGATGACCTGGAGCATTACACGTGCCAGCCGCCGCAAGCGTCTTGCGATTTTCGTGTCCAAAGAAGATCACGCTCTGCTGGAGCTTCTCTGGCACTGGCAGTCCGGTGATCTCGATGCCGACATTGCCATGGTCATCTCGAACCATGACGATATGCGCGGGCTGGTGGAGCCGCTCGGGATTCCGTACTACCATATTCCCGTCACCGCCGAGACGAAGGCGGAAGCCGAGAAGCGCCAGCTGGAGCTGGTAGACGGCCAAGTGGATGCAGTGGTTTTGGCGCGGTATATGCAGATCATTTCGCCAAAATTTATCGAGCACTTCCCGAACCGGATCATCAATATCCACCACTCCTTTCTTCCGGCTTTCGTC containing:
- a CDS encoding DUF2621 domain-containing protein, giving the protein MNYLTTQAAPDGFMYFIMFWVFVLIAFMSIGGYFMFRKFIKVLPKEDGKSKLDWQNHYVEASRHLWTDESKQFLEMLVEPVPSPFRDIARHTIAAKIGEVALADNASAVTRDHCIRGYILATPRRDYKSLTSYLDKKQIDYAPYKHLLQ
- a CDS encoding glycerophosphodiester phosphodiesterase, coding for MNVVQNRPLVIGHRGAAGEAPENTLASFALAVKQGADGVELDVHLSADGELIVCHDPTVNRTTDGAGVIADQTVEQLRRLDAGRWFDEKYAGEHVPTLEEVFRLIPPEVMINVEIKCPYSARLQMRLFELLKLYDRLEGTVVSSFNHKILHSLQAAEPALKVGLLYDANLVDHRRMAELSGMNVYSLHPYHLLIDPEDAADATAHGLQVYPFTVNDEGQMHRAVKAGMSGIITDYPARLRSLLERLT
- a CDS encoding deoxyribonuclease IV, with product MVRIGSHVSFSDKGLLNAAKEAASYGSGTFMIYTGAPQNTRRKPIENQFIEEGRAVMEENGIGEIIVHAPYIINLASYKEDTFELAVRFLQEEMRRTEYIGVKQIVLHPGAYTDKDAEYGIGRIAEGLNEVLEGVKDTGVHIALETMAGKGTEIGRSFEELASIMEKVEKNDRLTVCLDTCHVHDAGYDIVDNLDGVVEEFDRIIGLDKLAVIHLNDSKNPRGAGKDRHAPVGAGWIGFEAMHRLVHHEKLKHLPFILETPWIGKEDGTERPMYEAEIALLGGTVKDRFGADFLADVEILSHFFKKQELDPRSFVLQTWELLKTDAKAKKADGREPMERLYDLIMADNLFPQLKEEEVNHRLTAWFAGDHVFAAV
- a CDS encoding S-layer homology domain-containing protein — its product is MFKIRSLAARTLPLVLAVPLLFPFGAAPLSAAVPFPDVNPNRHAWALSSIEVMSEKGIVTGYPDGRFLPDQSISKAEWTVMVYRLFDKYRPNLYAYGPDKVTAYADVPPLHWAYRPILDMYDASFYIGGFGEDLHGELAFRPEMRLNRLQLAQILGSLFHDRLMNLQMSQNDACSLVASLKDVPSKFLPDTDAYAEAQADGRYKESGFMDSEKAGSVYPTLFLGTGTGNCVYGDDDLSNTQATALASLQASGIMSADEAGYFRPLDAVSRAEAVTILDRIYLYLRGLGYSADYSSIELEAPSERDGSTGSGSSGGTGSTSGSGTTVPPASGGGTGGSPSAGNGASVPPAVIGADGTGSISRNVLRKGEIETTVRPNGRAYLQFDLESDWKVDLYVIVDGQIGFVRQEDLPMTIPVDGVTSVVFRTQQREKPAGAVDNVATLTTKFLDEMPAKGKKKS
- the purU gene encoding formyltetrahydrofolate deformylase, whose amino-acid sequence is MVPKMTSQNKRSDRANRARMLVSCPDRPGIVAAVSRFLCEHGANIVQSDQYTMDPEGGLFFIRIEFDLENLNERREGLKADFAKVADEFQMTWSITRASRRKRLAIFVSKEDHALLELLWHWQSGDLDADIAMVISNHDDMRGLVEPLGIPYYHIPVTAETKAEAEKRQLELVDGQVDAVVLARYMQIISPKFIEHFPNRIINIHHSFLPAFVGGKPYAQAYNRGVKIIGATAHYVTEELDGGPIIEQDVQRVSHRDNVEDLKRIGRHIERTVLARAVNWHVEDRVIVHGNKTVVFS